AATTTTAGTTTGGGTTCCCTAATTATACCAATTCCCATGACATGAATAAcctgaacaaacaaacaagacaaagttacaactcgaaatatttagttattgtacaaaaaataaaataaaattggaaaacaaaataaatagtgcACTTCCACTATATCAGGCTCGATACAGTTCAAATACAAAATTAATATATGTACCTTTTTCAATATTCCAAATCAAGCAAATTAaacatgcgtgaatgagagggaggacagtggaaggagtggaggtgacgaaggcatatgagtttaaatacttcgggtcaactgtccaaaataacggggagtgcagtagagaggtgaagaagagagtgcaggcagggtggagtgggtggagaagagtgtcaggagtgatttgcgacagaagggtaccagcaagagttaaagggaaggtttacaacatggtagtgagaccagctatgttatatggtttggagacggtggcactgatgaaaagacaggaggtggagctggaggaggcagagatgaagatgctaagattctcactgggagtgatgaagaaggacaggattaggaacgagtatattaaagggacagctcaggttggacagtttgaggacaaagcaagagagacaagattgagatggtttggacatgtgtggaggagagatgctgggtatattgggagaaggatgctgaatatggagctgccagggatgagGAGGAGctgccaaaaaggaggtttatggatgtggtgagggaagacatgcaggtggctggtgtgacagaggaagacgcagaagacaggaagagatggaaacggatgatccgctgtggcgccccctaacgggagcagccgaaagtagtagtagttgtagtagtaaacacattaaacattaaGTAAACTAAAGCCGGCATCTACCAAACTAACAAAGAGGTCCTCAAAAACGCACACTCGCTGCAGGCCCAGTTTCACGTGTCCAGCCGATGTTATCTTTACTCTTGCGAGCTAAACGGACAAGCGTACTCACTCAGTCCAGGAGGCAAGATGGCGGTTCCGGAATGTTCCTACAGTGACAGGAAATGGCGGTGCGAGACGAAAGGCTTGCTGCTGGTGACTTGTTCCCACGTGAGACCGCCACGTAGCCAGAGGAGGTTTGAGCAAACCCCGGAGGCTCAGACCGCTACCTGGTATGTCTGGTCCCCTGCGAGTCTTCCTTTAGTAGCCGCGTATGCTCACTGAACTAGCCAGCAAGGCTACTGCATCAGCTAGCTTAGCCAACTAGCCGGCTAACGACAGTCACGGTAAACTGGAGAATGACGCAGCAACATTTACCCGACGTTCACGTCACATCCACCAGTACCACACTTGTAGCTTACACCTTCGAGTAAGGTGCGATTAAACTTGTAAACCATAAGACTGACGTTTGCTACGTTTCCCAACTATCTCCTCTTCACAAGCCTTCCACCTACCGTCTCaccccttccctcttcttcttcttcttcttcttcttccttcctcttcactagcccggaatctaccctctcaccccttccctcttcttcttcttccctcctcttcactagcccggaatctaccgtctcaccccttccctcttcttcttcttcttcttcttccttcctcttcactagcccggaatctaccgtctcaccccttccctcttcttcttcttcccacctcttcactagcccggaatctaccgtctcacccctttcctcttcttcttcttctctcctcttcactagcccggaatctaccgtctcgccccttccctcttcttcttcttccctcctcttctctagcccggaatctaccgtctcgccccttccctcttcttcttcttcttccctcctcttcactagcccggaatctaccgtctcgccccttccctcttcttcttcttccctcctcttcactagcccggaatctaccgtctcgccccttccctcttcttcttcttccctcctcttcactagcccggaatctaccgtctcaccccttccctcttcttcttcttccttcctcttcactagcccggaatctaccgtctcaccccttccctcttcttcttcttcccacctcttcactagcccggaatctaccgtctcacccctttcctcttcttcttcttctctcctcttcactagcccggaatctaccgtctcgccccttccctcttcttcttcttccctcctcttcactagcccggaatctaccgtctcgccccttccctcttcttcttcttcttccctcctcttcactagcccggaatctaccgtctcgccccttccctcttcttcttcttccctcccttcactagcccggaatctaccgtctcgccccttccctcttcttcttcttcttcttccctcctcttcactagcccggaatctaccgtctcaccccttccctcttcttcttccctcctcttcactagcccggaatctaccgtctcgccccttccctcttcttcttcttccttcctcttcactagcccggaatctaccgtctcgccccttccctcttcttcttcttccctcctcttcactagcccggaatctaccgtctcaccccttccctcttcttcttcttcttccctcctcttGACCTCTTCACAACCGCTTGCCCCTCCCTTCACCGTGACCCCTCCCCCTTACTCCTGATTGGCCTTACGTACAACAGGTAAGTATATAATCATTTATACATATTTGAAATACCATTGAACATTTCAACATATTTTAATCATATTTCAATATAGTACAACTGTACCAAAATAATAACTTTATGAAACCAAAACAATAACCGGGTTACACACCTGTGCCGTCTTTTGCGCTTAGTAACGTTGTAACGTATTCTCACGAAACGGTTCGTGTGATATCGCACGAAAAGTTATGCACAAATTTTCGTGGTACGAATGTCCCGCGACACGAGCGATTCAGAGCGCCTGCGCAATCCTCCGCTCCCCTCCAGCAAAGGTTAGGCCCTAATAATTCCCAATGAAGTGTCCTGGCATTAGTCGTGGGCTCAGGGACGATGTGGGACATAACATTACTGTCTTTTTGGTATCCAGGGTGTTTTATGCTCTACAAATGTGGCAGAAACACCTAcagcaacatgtccactgaaatgTTGCAGGCTACATATGGAAGGCTGAATTGACTGTATATTAGCTACATGCATGAACTGGTGGGTTAGTGTTGCATTTTCCAGTCAGAATGAAAGAACCgtcgccatttttgttttgtttttcacgaCAGCCAGCGCCCAGGTCACGTGATCACAGCCTGGCCCACGACTACGTGGGTCACATGTGAATGTGAGCGCATTAGTTTTCGTACGTTTTGCTACGACCAGGGAACGAGAACAGCCAGAATATTGATAGCCCCTCATCTTCTAATGTCAACACATGTCCCCCCTTCTAAATACTGCAGAATAAACCAGCCTGCGAGGTACGAGTCCGTCACTCTAATTCACGGTTAGGCTAAGGGCTCTAGTTGTCTCATTTAACTCCCAATACCGTAAGCAAAGGCAAATGTTCTGCTATCTCCCCCTAACGATCTCTCCCACTCAGGCGCCATTTTCTCTGGGTCCGACACCAAGGTGTTGACTTGGGGCTGGGTTAGCATGCTAAGCGAGGAGTCACGTTGTTCAGCCACTACTGTGAATCTCGtccgtagtgtaaccggttatgttcttgcccggtgcgggattcgatacgaggtgtactgcaccacaaggcgacatcactacccgctcggctgaagggtcagacccgttagctagggactaacgtgccttattagtagtttacagtcgtcaccctctcccggaagcgcgccctcgcgctgtgTTTTCCCGCGCCCCGAAGAGACTCCTGAGGAtcagcacacttccggatcccaccgctgccaccaatgtaaccggttattttcttgcccggtgcgggattcgatacggggtgtactgcaccacaaggcggcgtcactgaccgctcggctaaagggtcagacccgttagacaggggctaacgtgtcttattagtagtttacagtagttttGCTCCGTGACGGAAAAAGAAAACCGGGCGGAATCCCGCCAAATTTATGTTGCCCCCTTGACAGATGTGACAGGAATCCGTTTTTGGTTTGCCAACTTCATTGCCCCCGGGGCTCTGACTCTTCTGGACACTCGATCGTGCAACACGTGGGGGGGGGCGGGAGAGTGAGAGCCTGTGTGTTAAAGGACCAGTGCACCTTGTGGAGGTGATCAGCAGTAGTCAGACCTTCAGAGCCACCACCAGACGAAATATCAACTGGAATTTGACACCTTTTATTGTTAGTTGACGGCTTTGAAGTGCTACGCTTTGGATGAGGTGTGGTCACAGTTTTGATAACatcagatgtttggttctgtagacaaTTAGGTGcctcgttgcacatttcaccccACATGGGTTCTAGTTGTGTTGCAGCAGAGGAACATGTTTTCCTCTGTTGGACTAGCTTCACTCAGGGCATGACGCGTTACTTTTGTCTCAGATCAATTCATTTGGTGATTATCTCTCAGGATGTAAAGAAATTGGCTCCGATTACCAAAATGGTAAAAAAACCAAAATTCTAAAAACCAATCGCCTACCCTATCTTAATCAGTTCCAATCTAGTGAGATCAAACACCAAAGTTTGCCAGTTTACACCACAGTGATCGACACTCGTCACATTCAGATTTGATAGCCAAGTAAAAAGCAGCACATATGCTGGAGTCCATCCATGCTTTTGAACAATGTTTTATTTTGCTTTACCATCAAGAAAACATATCAAATATTCTGAAGTTGACACTTACTCATTGCATTCATTCAAATGTTGCACAACCTACACCTAACCTAGTCTAGATAGAAATAAAGTCTTAGTAGGTCCGAATGTGTAGAACATCGTTAGTAATCAGTGTAAATTAAACAAGGTTTTTTCACTTCTAGTAGGCACGCTCATGAATGTGGTAATCATGGAGAATTTCTGGGTCCTTTTAGTTGTACCCATGCTGTTTGAAGTACTGGGCCCTGGCTACGACATCATTGGCGTAATCTCCTCCGGTGGTTTGAGCGTCCACGTCGTTATACGAGGAGGAAACGCGCCCAGCCCCCGCGTTGTAGGCCGCCAAGGCACCTGAAGCcaggagaataataataatagtaagacATTTTACTAACAACAATTCTCAATACTTCATAAAACCTACTCCATATTGACCATTAACCAGTACCAAAAActgcttttgttgtttttgttttgtttttccatttcagTCATTGTTCTAAAACCACTCTTTATAGGATTATCCAAATTTGCTTAAACAGGTGAACATTGTGTCGCACAAATCCTTCATGGCTTTATGGAGCTCGGAAGAATTAGAAAATGTTCAATCGATTACCACAGAAAATATAACTGCTTTTTACGAGGAACCAGAAAAGACGGGATAACTGAAATTAGCACCTTTAAGTCTCTGATCTTTGTTCCAGTCAGAACCTCTCCCAACTTCGTTGTAGGAGTCTTTAAAAACCTTAATGCCTTGGTTGAtatgttcctcactgtcccatcCACCAGTGGGGTTGTGCCAGCGCTTGTCAACCTAAGGACCACAGAATAAATGAATATTGTCAAGATTGATACCCGGCATCATTTAATTTGTAGACTTGGGACCCCCACACACTCTGGTGCCTACCTGCATGAGTCCAAAGGCATTTCCATTGTCCCCCCAGCCGTTATGCAGTCCTGCCCCTCGACCTCCACGGGTTTCTCTGGAGATGATGCCAGCCACCACAGAGGGCTCCACTCCATTCCTTCTAGCAGCACTCACAATCTTATCTTTGTAGTTGTTTATGTGAGGCAGATCACTCGCAGCCATTTCACGAGATGCTGCAACTCCTACATTGGAGAGGAAAAATAGGTCAGTTTGGTTCTTGCTCTGTGGAATGGCCGGTTTACTGTTGCTGGTTGCAAATGAATGGTAAACGGTGTCTGCATCCAGGTCGAGATTCCTTTtgcaacagaaaaagaaaaaagccagACAGACAAAGGTAGCTGTTCAGTCTGAAAAGAATTCCAGAGCATTTTCTGACCACACTTGAACATATATCTGGTCGTAATGAAACTTTACGGTGACACAGTCAACTGTTAAAAAAGAAACTGCCTTCTTGAAATGGATTGAGGCCAACTAGCAAGATCGTCTCCAGAGGTCTTCAGGATAACACCACCAGTGATGCGATGCCGGGCAACTTTCTTTTAtcaaagttgatatactgacagaATGGAGCtacatttttttctgttattgtttattttgtttatatGGGGTCATTTTATGCGGTTGATAAGGGGGTTGTTACATTGCTTTGATTAAAATAATTGATACAAATTTTGATGCAAGATGACCCGAGCAGTACAAAAACCCTCTTTTCAAGGCAGGCGTTCTGAAAGTGAATGATTTAGAAATGCTCTgtgagtgaatatatatatataaaactaaagttagcacaaaaagtaaggaaatgtgtgtttggtagattatttctttgttgtaacaatgcttcttgacaataaatcttatatcaggcacctgattgtcagcacctggggtaccagaagctcacaacacaagagtcaatagcaacagcaaaataacctgtttggcattggcagagaagatgtggcaaatttttcatgggtgcaacccacgtactcagctctgctgctcatcccacaaatgcatgttccttacaaatgtggccccatttaaaaggggaataaacaggctttccagcggtataagatttattgccaagaagcattggtacaacaaagaaataatctaccaaacacacatttccttattgtttgtgctaagtatatatatatatatatatatatatatatatgtatatgtgataggctccagcatccccgcgaccctgagagcaggattgtTGTACACTCGTATTTCTACTTGAGTTTAACTTCAAATAGAGAGGCAGGAGCTGGAGGAGTATTTTATGTGGTCAGACGTATTCTTGTCGGAAGCCCGGAATCCGCATAACCACAACACACAAGGTGCACGAGGGAAGCGTGACGGTAACGCAGAAGGGACAAACCTAGATGGCCAATACGTAacaaggataagcggcttggataatggaatggttggccctcgcccccccccctttttttctccccaattgaatccggcGAATTACCCCGCTGTTCCcagccggcccggtcgctgcgccaccgcctctgccgatccggggaggcctgtagaccaactaccacatgcctcctctgatacatgtggagtcaccagccgttgcttttcacctgacggtgaggagtgtcgccaggggcacgtagcacctgggaggatcCCCCTTTCCCCCCGAACGGGCagcccgacagaccagaggaggcgctagtgcagcgaccaggacacatacccacatccggattcccacccacagagacggccaattgtgtctgcagggacgcccgaccaagccgaaggtaacacggggattcgaaccggcgatccccgtgttggtaggcaacggactagaccgctacgccacccggacgcctcgagAAAGACATTTCTATTTCAGCATGACGCAAGAAAGGACGGCCTAGTTGTCAACATATAAAAGCAAAGGTGTTGAAATTTCTAACTATACATTTGAATTTCATAGTTTTGTTCCCATCCAGCTTACTGGTTACGGTATTATTTTACTCATCGGCTTCATTCTGGATATCCTGGACCCAagaccagatcagaccagactcagctttacagcggcgTCTTACGGTGCCACAGAACACCAGCCTCACACCTGTCACCACCACGACAATGACGCCACCagcaccaccctggcatctcagTTAGACTGAGTACGTGGTTCCCCGTGACCTGCCACCTCCCCGTTGCCCTGGCTGCTGGGTAGTTTATCTGGGAACTATGGTGAAGTATATGCTGGTCCTTCCTGCAAGCTGAACAGAAAGTAGTACAGCTCGCTCAGCAGTGTGACTCACCGGTCACCTCCAAATATGTGGTTTGGCTAATCGGGCTGAACCGGACCTGGTGAAACAGgctgctgtaaagctgagtccagccaaTCTCCCAAAGGAAGCTAGTGAGTAAAATAGCATGACTGATGTGCACGATATAGggaaaaagaaaatcaaacacgcccaaggttgtaaaaaaaaaaaccccaaaaaacaaacaaacccatggTTATGCGTTATGACGTCACTTACCACGGGAACTTCTTCTGTCAGCCGTTGACGTCACCGACGACGCACCAGTTGTGTAGACGTTGCTTACGTTTCCGTACTCTGAAACAGCACATGGTCACTGACACACTGGCTACTAAGATCTGAGCTATACACAAAACACCCAAACACAGTTAAGTTCTCGTTCAACCTCGTTAGAATTAAGTTATCAGTCTGTTTCATCCTTCCCTTTATTAGATTCCTCTAATAGCGTTAGCAACAATAGCGTCATAAATAATAGCATACAAATAAATAGCCATAACAGCAACATAGAGAGCAAAATTGCAAGTATCTGCTACAACAACTTGttgtactttcggctgctgccgttagggggcgccacagcggatcatccgtttccatctcttcctgtcctctgtcacaccagccacctgcatgtcttccctcaccacatccataaacctcctctttggccttcctcttctcctcttccctggcagctccatattcagcatccttctcccaatatacccagcatctctcctccacacatgtccaagccatctcaatcttgcctctcttgctttgtctccaaaccgtccaacctgagctgtccctctaatatactcgttcctaatcctgtccttcttcgttactcccaatgaaaatcttatcatcttcctctctgccacctccagctccgcctcctgtcttttcatcagtgccactgtctccaaaccatataacatagctggtctcactaccatcttgtaaaccttccctttaactcttgctggtacccttctgtcgcaaatcactcctgacactcttctccacccactccaccctgcctgcactctcttcttcacctctcttccgcactccctttttacttttggacagttgaccccaagtatttaaactcatccaccttcgtcacctctactccttgcatccccaccatcccactgtcatccctctcattcacgtataggtattccgtcttgctcctactgactttcatccctcttctctccagtgcatacctccacctctccaggctctcctccacctgcaccctactctcactacacatcacagtgtcatccgcgaacatcatagtccatggagactcctgcctgatcttgtccgtcaacctgtccgtcaccattgcaaacaagaaagggctcagagccgatccttgatgtatcccacctccaccttgaacccatctgtactTACAACCAAACaccccactgtcacacttccctcatacataccctgcaccagtggtggatctagactagagattttttcctggggtggcaacaggggtggcaagactgtgtcccagaggtggcagctgccacccctgttgccaccctgtagatccgcccctgccctgcaccactcaaaatgtaaaaaaaaaaaatgcaagtaTGAaaacttttgtttgtttgtttttttacaattaGTAAGCGGAAAAAATAATTGTgacaagtaaaaaaataaacttaCCCATGTTTCTGCCCTGTAGCGGTTCTCGGGTGTTTGGCGTCTGCGTGATGTCTCTCCTCTCGCCTCCAACAGCAGCGTTTAAATATAGAACATTAACCCCGCCCAAATCGCACCACAACCAATCACACGTCGGGCTGGCATCTGGACGCACGAGCGATCGTCCAAGAAAGAAAATGAAAGGAGGTCTTATCAGTTCACTCGGATAACGTTGTATCCAGAAGAACTGAGCCGACCTTTTTTAGTCGGGCTGGTCATGACAACGGGAGGGAGAAACCACGTGACTTCACGGAAAGGCCGAGAGCCTCTCAGCCCCACCAGCTGCAGACGTGATGTGCAGCAGGAAGGCAGGTGGTTTCTCGGAAGGCTGGCAGAGAGAAAGTGAAGGCATGAAAAACACAAGATACCCTAGCAAGTACTTTTACAACaccgacatggggggggggggacgtcccTGGACCCTGAGGGCCACGTCAGCGTCGTGGTTCGTCACGTTGCAGGACTGAAGAACCCTTCATGTCGTGGACGTGCAACTTCCACGTGGGCCGGGCGGTGCCGCCTCAAGAGGACAACACCACGACGCCATTTGAGTATCTAGACACAACCGGAAGAAGAGCTCTAGAGACAAGACGAACtttttgtgatttttattttatttgtttgatttttaaatgttttattttttttttctccaaaaaatcCTGAGGTATTCACAATATAATGGCATTTATTCTGTTTGAAATGAGACTGGGGGAAATGAAATACAGcctggaagaaagaaagaaagaaagaaagaaacagggaAAGAATAAAGCTGTGAAGATCGACATAACTTGTCAAGACAACATGTCCAGGATGTGATAACATACAAAAAAGAGCCCGGTGACTTCAACAGCTGTGGTCTTGGGAGAtttgccccccctcctcccccccccctgccccgccCTGAAAACGAGCAAAGTCATGCGATCTGGACAGAACTGCCTCTGGAGACCCTCCTGGAGCGGGCCCCATCAGATCCTGCCTGGCCCACGTTTGCTTTTCTGTCAAAGCCGAAGGTTCTCACCTCGCCACCGGGAAGGGCGAGTCGATAAGCCAACCAGTCCCCTTTGCaggaagagtaaaaaaaaaaacacttgaaaCTTGAATCGCCGAGCCAGCTTCAGGACCGGAGCGGGGCAGTACTCTTAAGACCCAGCTTCAAGTCTGCAGACAATCTCGAGCCAACTCTTGAGTACTAGCAGAGCATTAAGTCAAATAAAAAATACTATAGTATGAATACCCAGCTTGAAATTATGAACAAACTTGTTTTTTTGTAGGCCGTGTGAACAGACTGTCTAGTGGTGATCAGAGTTGATGGATCGCAGCGGGGAAGCGTCCTGCACATCTGGCGTCACCGCACATCTGGCGGCGAAACCAGCGGCAGCGCGCCTCGTAAGTACTGCAGGACTACCTAAACCTCTTCCTCGCGTGTTGTATACCAGGTTTGTTAGTGTGAGAGCCGAACACAGTTTTGGCTTTCCTATACATCGGTTAAAAGCCAACGACAGACTATTCCACGAGCTCGTGTCTTCTTtgagccccacccccaccccccgacccccacccctccccacaaaaaaaagaaaacttaaaAACATATAAATGACCAATAAATAAATATCTGGAAAAAAAATACACTGTTGAATAATTTTCTGAGTCACAGATCAATGATCAATAAGAGAACCTCTGCGActtaacacaacaacaacaacaacaacaacaacattcgcACATCTTTTGCCCGCCCCGACATCTTCCTCTCGTCCGGCCCCGGAGGGCCCCGGGGCAACAGAAACCGCCATCGCAAGTGCAACATGGATCGCGACAGTCTCAGCATTAGAAACGACAACACGACCAAACTACTGACTATT
This genomic stretch from Lampris incognitus isolate fLamInc1 chromosome 5, fLamInc1.hap2, whole genome shotgun sequence harbors:
- the LOC130112833 gene encoding lysozyme g-like isoform X3; its protein translation is MEYGNVSNVYTTGASSVTSTADRRSSRGVAASREMAASDLPHINNYKDKIVSAARRNGVEPSVVAGIISRETRGGRGAGLHNGWGDNGNAFGLMQVDKRWHNPTGGWDSEEHINQGIKVFKDSYNEVGRGSDWNKDQRLKGALAAYNAGAGRVSSSYNDVDAQTTGGDYANDVVARAQYFKQHGYN